The following nucleotide sequence is from Rattus rattus isolate New Zealand chromosome 7, Rrattus_CSIRO_v1, whole genome shotgun sequence.
ACGCGTCGGGCTGCGTCTGCGGCAACGCCGAGGTGAGTGAGCCTTGACCGGGGAGAGCGCGAGGCTCGCCCCGGCCACGCTGGGGCGCGTGGCTGCCGCTGCGCTTTTCTGCATTCACCTCCGTGCCCCCGCCCAGACGCTGCCGTGGATCTGCGCGTCTCTGCTGCAGCCCCTGGGCGGCCGCTGCCCCGAGGCCACCTGCCAGGACCCCGTAAGGCCTCAAGGACAGTGCTGCGACCTCTGCGGTGAGCGTCCCCCCAACTCCCGGCCCTCAAACGCACTTCAGGCGGACTTCCCTCCTCGCTGGGGTCCGTGGCGTTGACCTGTCCTCTCGTCGCAGGAGCTATCGTGTCGTTGACCCACGACCCCACATTTGACCTGGAGCGGTACCGAGCGCGGCTGCTGGACCTCTTCCTGAAGCAGGTAAGGAAGCCACATGGCGGGTGCCGGCTCCTGATAGCTGAGTTACTGTCCCCCTCGGCCCGATGGCAGAGTCCCGGCCAACCCCCTTCCTCCGTAGCCCCAGTACCAGGGCCTGCAGGTGGCGGTGTCCAAGGTGCTGCGCGACGCCCACACCGAGATCCAGGTGGTGCTGCTGGAGACCGGGCCGGCGACCGGCGCAGCGGGGCAGCTGGGCCACGCGCTCCTTCAGGACGCGGTGGCACAAGGTAAGCCCGCACATTCTGTCCCTctgtgccctccctcccctcaccgaCCCCGGGAGCCCCGGCCCCGGCTGAGTCCGTCCCGTTGCAGGCAGCGTGCTCGGCATCGTGTCGGCGACCCTGCGGCAGTCGGGCAAGCCCACGGCGGCAAACTCGGCGCTGGATCAGAACCGGTCCGGAGCCGGGCTGGCGGCCGGCGTGGCGGCCGTGGTGCTGCTGGCTCTGGTGGGGActgtgttgttgctgctgtaCCGCAGCGGGAGGCTCAGGTACGCTGGCCGCTCCCGAAGGCAGGCTCCCAGAGAGGCTCGCCCCGCTGTCCCTGGGGTTCATGTGCGCCCACTTCCGGCAGGTGGAGAAGGCACGGAGATGCTGAGCCCGCTTCCGCTGGGTTGCCGCTGGGTTTCCGAAATCCGATTTTCGACGTGATGGTCTTCAAGCAGCAGGTGAGACGGCGGCGGGAAGAAGCTTTGGGGGTCCCCTTGGGGTTGGTACTTGGGACCGCGAGCCCCTGACCTTGTGACTCCGCAGCAGGCCTCGGTAGAGTTTCCTGACTCAACTCAGAAGGTGGACATCTTGGACATTGATACCAACTTCGGCTGCTTCGTTAACCCACTCtttgctggggaggcagaggcagaggcctgaCCTGCCGGGAGGGTACTAGGTCTCCAACCTGTGGAGTCTTCACCCCTCTGAGACCATGACTTCCTCCTGGTGGCAAGGACAAACCTACTTTGCCCAATAAAgcgttgtttgttcatttgtttttttaacttgctAGCAAGATGTCATTTGTAAGCTTGCTTTACTTGACTGATGaaggtctgaactcaggtcctcagacccACGTAGCAAGTGCCTTTTACCATTCAGCCACCCTGTGGTTTGTGGTGTTTCGTTTTGAGGTGGGAGTCTCACCATGTACTCTAGGAAGGCATTAAACTTCTGGGCTCaagtctctctctgcatctcagCCTCCATGATTAGCTGGGGCTTGAGGCGTGACCCCCGAATCCAGCAGTTTCAAATGGTCGTTGATGCTGTTCCAGTTTGGGCTTGGTCAGATATCGGTTCACAGCCAGGTTCAGGTCTCTCTGGAATAGAGCCCTGCCTCCTGTCAGAACATTCCGCTTTGCATCTCTTTTCTCCACTTACAGGGTGGTGGACATGAAGCCTCCGGTCCTCTCAGGTTGTCCAGCTTTTAGCTTACTGGGTGTTCAGAAAGAGCAGTTCCAGTTCTTAGTAATTTTTATGGGAAAACATCGATCAGTGTTAGTCATGGTGGGTGGCGCATATCTGTAACCCCACTGctagagggggaggcaggaggaccaagggTTCGAGGACAGCCTAGCCTACACTGTAAGACTCTcgataaacaaaacccaaactaaaccaAGAGGGGAGGCCgaggagatggctccgtgggtaaaatACTTGTCTTGCAAGCGCGAGGAGCAGTTTGAGTTCCAGATCCCACCTAAAAACACCAGACATTCAGTACAAGTGTGTAACCGCGGCACTGGGGAGGCAGCCGCCAGTCTACCTGAGCGCCAGAGGAAGATTTTCTGCCCCCCATGcctacatgcacacgtgtgtaccTGTACATCCTGAacacgtgtacatgcatgcacacacccctcaaaaaaaaggaagaaggaaattagGTTGGCAACCCGTACAAGGATTTACAATGGATTCTAGTCTAGAggtagaaggggggggggggcctTAAAAACCacaatcaggggctggagagatggctcacagatAGAACtgtctgtctgggtttggttcccagcacctacatggcagctcacaatcatgtaactccagtcccaggggatctgggcTCCTTGGGAACAGCACACAAGccgtgcacatatatacacacaggcaaaacagtcaGCACCTGAAAaccagcctttaaaaaaaatagaaaccacaGTCTCACAGATACCAAGTATAGTGtggtttttagaaatatttttgctCTCTAGAATTACATTGACTTTTGTGACACCTTcagtgccagcactcaggaggcagaggcaggcagctctccgagtttgaggcagcctggtctacatagagagttccagaacacccagggctacacagagaaaccatgtctcaaaaaacaaagaataatttaGTTTCTTCAAATTTGGCTTGATCATATAAATGCAGCGAAACAAACTTGGTCTACCGTAGAAACCATTCCAACCCTGCTTGGGGGAGGCGGATCTCCCAGCTCGTGGAGCACAGGAGGGGCAGGACTTAAGGGGCCATGGTTTTATCCACTCAgtgactgaagtggaaacttaagggttctttgaaaagtcagcTGTGCcgggtggtgttttgctgggagcAAACACTGAAGCAGATGCAGGTGAAAGGATTCTCTGCTAAAGCAGGGGAAAGAAAGGActcgtgatgaaggattcttccaTAACGACAGGCATATATTGGTAAATTCAAGTaaattgcatagttgagctccatagagaaacacacacacacacacacacacacacacacacacacacacacacacacccttctggcGGAGTGgggcagtttcttgctgcttcctcagactctgctgattggcagagtgatgtcagctgagacagactcacgtgctgaagcagggggatgtACTTTTGGAGGGAATATAAAAAGACTAGATGGGCAGTGTCAGGGCTGAGCTTGGCTCGCCGGCATAGCTAAACACTTGTTGGTCTCATCTCTGCTTTGCTGAGCGAGGCAGGGCTGAGAACTCCTCCTGGTGatcctgttggccctggtccctcctgccgacttgtgctgaggctgaggcctggctgtctctgttaggCTGTGCCACCACCGCTGTGTCTGCTAACCCGACTCTACTGaattgaactgctgatttcctgaggACACACATGGGATTTGCActaaagaaccatttctaagcaGGTCCGCACCGCCCgggttctttcttttccactacctctggtgggtggtgggaggtTAAAGGGTTTAAGGGCCCTCATTTAAAAAgggggttgggctggagagatggctcagtggttaagagcactgactgctcttccagaggtcctgagttcaattcccagcaaccacatggtggctcacagccatctgtaatgggatccgatgccctcttctggtgtgtctgaagacagcaactgtgtactcaaatacataaaataaatatttaaaaaaagtctttttaaaagggggttttaggggttggggatttagctcagtggtagagcgcttgcctaggaagggcaaggccctgggttcggtccccagctccaaaaaaagaaccaaaaaaaaaaaaaaaaaaaaggggaggggttaaaaattaaaattacaacttCTAGAGCAGTATTTTCACATAAAGGAAGAACTTGTTAGTATTAGTGATGTCAGGTTAGAAGAATAAAGATGAAAACCTCCATCCTGTTCACAAAAGCTGTTCTCCGATTACTACCAAGTCTAGAGAGCTTAAGGCTCTCCTGGGTGAGAGAACACTCGAAGCTTTGCATAAGACCCTGTCCCCAGCACTAAAGATaacctgtttttttgttgttgttgttgttgttttttgtttttgtttttgttttaaagatttgtttattcattATCTATAAGTTCCACTCTATGGGAACTAGAAGGGCAGTCACTTCTGGAGCTAGCCATGGTGGCCCCagaacattggatcccattacagatggttgtgagccaccatgtggtgctgggaattgaactcaggacctctggaagagcggccagtgatcttaaccactgagccatctctccagcccgataacccattttcttaatttagagaaaaaaaaaaatcactaaagagTAGTGAAACCTGAAACCGAGGCACAGAGCTATAAGCCCACACCCagcaggctaaggcaggaggttGCCGATTTGAGGCAAGCATGGACTCCATCGTAGGGAGGTATCCCAAAACACACGAGGGCTGGAGACGTGGTAGCAGTTAAGACAGCTGCTGCTTTTGCAGGGGACCAGGGTTGGGTTCCAAGCACCCAcctggggctcacaaccatctgaaactccattTCCATGGcagccgatgccctcttctgctctccgaagactcacacataaacagaaaTCTTAAGTAATAAGGACAAAAGAAAGCCAGCGTTTTATATAGAGCAAAGGTTCTCTGCTCTGCCTGGTCTTACGTAATTACTCCTGTAGGGTTTGAGCTCGCTTAGCTGCGTGGACCAGTGTTtcggtaaataataaaaaactgaCACCAACCTACGCTATCGCTGGCCAtcgggccacatggcatctgtcgGGTATTTTTATCTCAGTCAGCCAGACTAGGCcgactctctggcccagagttCTCAAAAACTTCTCCATCCGACTCTCtaagttcccaatttccatcccacgcTGTCGCTGCCGGCTACTCTTTGGGCCCCGCAGCGATCTCCCACCACGGCTAGCCCCAGAAATGACCGCCCTTCTAGTTCCCATGTCTCGGGTCGCCGCCAGGCCAGCCCCATTCAGCCATTCACCCTCTGTGGTTATCGTCacaattcccagcatcccagcaaaacaaaactctagaagcttgtaactTATCGATCAGATTtacatcagtaaattctcactccacaaaacagcCACACGATAAACTCACAAACAATTGATATTGataagctgcccacctagatgaAGACCAATTGTCTTATAAAATCCATCCCTTGTGAAATAGTCACAGCCACCTGTGGCcacttaaagccacacagatctggctggtccttctcttcctccatcttggtcttcctcctcctcctcctcctcctcctcctcctcctcctcctcctcctcctcctcctcctcctcctccctcctccctcctcctcctcctcctcctcctcctccttcctcctctctcctctctctctctctctctctctctctctctctctctctctctctgctccaacACTCTTTGCCCGCCCatttttttcactgcccaatcacaggccttgccttatcttgtgcctgccctcgcCAGCAAACAGACAGCAGCCCACAGAGCAGCAGCTCTGGATTCCGATCTGCATGTGCAGCGGTGGACCTCGGGTTTCCTCCACTACTCCCCAATTTAGTTTTCCTTTCCATGGGCAGGGCCCCTCAGTGGGCACACACTCACTACTAcacctgctcttttttttttttttttttttttttttttttaagattttgtttttatggggttggggatttagctcagtggtagagcgcttacctaggaagcgcaaggccctgggttcggtccccagctccgaaaaaaagaaccaaaaaaaaaaaaaagattttgtttttattatgtgtgtgtttgtgcgagtgtgagtgtgtgggatgTGTTTTCGGGTGACCATGGAGGTCAAAGAGGACATAGGTAGGTTAGggtccttggaactggagttataggcagttatgagctgtccTGTGGTACCCAAACAcaggaactcaggacctctggaagagcagtcagtgctcctaaccactgagccatctctccagtcccttctgctgttttcttgagacaaaaatcttgccatttagccctggctggcctggaaattgctatgtagaccaggctaacctcaaacatAAAGAACACATCCCGTGTCTGCTTTTCATGTTTTTGGATCAAAAGTGTGTGCTACCGTGTCCAGCCTGAAATTTGTAATtgaatgacttaaaaaaaaaacccaaactatttattttctattttatgtgcacatgtgaatgccTGCATGTACCTATGTGTggcacgtgtgtgcctggtgcctaggGAGGCCATAAGGGGTGTCTGATCTGGAACGAGGTGGCTGTGACCCATGtgatgtgggtcctaggaactgagccctggtcctctgcaagatggCCGGGTGTTTCTAACCCTGAGCCATCACCGAAACCCCTTCTTGATTCATTttgaaagtttgtttgtttgtgaaggTTCCACAACCCGATAGCAAACTTCTCAGAACTTCAGCGAGGACAGACAGCTGCTTAGAACAGCCATAGGATGTTTGAAGTTTGTCACTGACAAGGGGATTGATGGCAGTTTTTAGTGGGTGTCCCAGGCGTCATACAGGACGGTTGGGCAGTCTTCACCAGTAAAGTCTGTGAGACGTGAAGATCTCTTGCAGCCTTTTGATGGCTCGTTCCCGAGATCCAAACTCACACGCACCTAGTCAGCCAGTTTCTGCAGATGTGTAAGGCATCCGGAGTGCGGGTGTCTCATTGGCCCAAATGTAAGCCAGCTTCTAAAAGGACAGGATGACTGTGTCCCTCTGACAGTGGCCTGACTTCAGATCTCATGGTTCACACTAGATGCATCTTGGGAAGTTTTCCGAAGAACAGTGGTTGTCCTGGAAGGGCTGCAGTGAGAGCAGAGCCCACGGGCCTGTTCAAAAgctttaagcaaaaaaaaaaaaaaaaaaaaaaaaaaaaaagctttaagcAAAGGGACGGTTTTAAAGGCAGCCTTTCAAAAGCAATCCCTGGCTGGAAGCCTTCACAAGGATAGGGCTAGCCCGGAGCTGACGCGGGCGGCTGGGCGAACATCCTTGCAGAAGTAGATTTGAAGAAGTAGATCCTCCTTTGTGGGAGGCCGTGTTCTGGAGTTCTTGATGTTATCAGGCACACCGCACCCCTGTGGGGTCTCCCCCTTCATAACTCTTATTCTTACTTGTTTTGACTGTGGTTCCATCTCCCTGACAAGAATCCATCTTGCTTTTGACAGATGTCAGAGCCATCACTGCCAGGCAAACCGCACCCTTCCCCAAGGGCAGCTTGGACCTAGtcactgggaagacagagctgCAGTGGGTGTAGCAGGATGGGCAGGTGACAGCATCACAGTGGCGGAGGGAAAAAagccacacatgtgtgcatgtgacccTGAACGTATGCCATGTGACCATTTGTCTTCAGAGGCTTCTGAAGTGGCACCATTCCCATCACAGCCTGGCCCCACTGGGATTTCATGTGAATGAGGCATTCTGTGACACATTCTGTGGCTCCCTTGTGTCCATGGCTTATCATTTACGATACCAAGTGTATCCCAGTGTTTTGAGCATTTTTCAGACCACAGTGGCCAGCGTATGGCTATTCCTTTCTCAGTCTCCAAGTCTACCTTGTGCAGTCAGGGGTGGATCatatccccccaacacacacacaccataccaacCTCTGCTCAGCCCTGTACTCCTAACACTGCCACTTCCGCCACAGTTCTGAAGGACCCTCTGTGTCGGAAACCACCCACTATACCCCTGCCTAGGCCTCTCTAGGGCATGGTAGAGGACTGCTCCATGTTCCCCAGGAGGTTGTAATTGATTTGACCACGAAATGGGGAGGGATCATGGGTAAGACGATGGGGTTGCTGTTGCTAAAACCACATGGCTTTCTTGGCTGCTGTCAGAGCCCCAGTGAGGCCTGGGTCTGCAGGGCTGTGCCGAGGTGCAGCTTCTGTCAAAGCTGACTTCCTGGTTCCACGGTGCccattactctgtgtgtgtgtgtgtgtgtgtgtgtgtgtgtgtgtgtgtgtgtgtgtgtgtgtctgtctgtctgtctgtcaacaggaccaataggaggaaagggaggacCCTGAGGTCATATAAAATAACCAAGGAGCAGGCTGCTCCTAGAGTCAAAAGCTAACTTCTGGGCTCCAACACTGCCTCAGTGGCCtggagtgtgcgtgtgcgtgtgcgtgtgcgtgtgcatgtgtgtgtgcgtgtgcctggaTGTCTAGATAGGTCAAACAGGAAGGGGTGATCTCAGGGCCTATAAAGTGCCCAGGCCTGCCTGACCAGGGTCCTCACCTACTCTGAGTGGATCAATCTGTTACTTTTTCCTCAGCTTGGCCTGGGCTTTGGTCTTCTTTCCTggatgtttgattttttttgtttgtttgtttgttttgtcccagCAAGGAATGACCTGAGAGATGATAATCGAGGGTGATGACAGCCAGCACCTCCCTTAGAGTCCTCAGGGTGCTTATCCTGGCTTTGAAGCACAATCTACTCAACCTTGGATACCACACCGTAGACCCTGGAGAAGGCCCAGGAGGTGGCTGTGACTGTCCGAGAGCCCCTTCTGACTGCATCAAGATTAGCATGGTGAGAGCTCTCACCCTCCACCGGGTGAAGGGAGAGTAGGGAGGGGCCCGGGCTCTGAGAGAGGAGGTGCTTCAACCTTTTCTGGCTGGAAGGATCCTTTCATGGTTCAAGAACCAGGGAGGAGGCCACCATTCCTAAGCCAAGGGATAGTGCCAACCAAGGGACTGATGTCCAcctggagaagggaggagacagCAGACACCCACTGGATACACTTGGAGAAGGTTTATGGGAAAGGTCACGAAGCGCAGGGAAGGTCACAGGTCACACAGGGGAAAGGTCACGCCTCTGCTCTATTGCTTCCTCAGCCCACCTGGCTTGTGACTTGCTGAGGGTGAGCACCCGAGGGTGGGCTGCCTTGGGGAGGGGGCTCCCCTCAGCTTGTCCTGCTGTTTCTTGAGCTGATCTTGAGCACGCAGGCAAGATTGGACCTCTTGACGTTTTCtcaacagagagaagaaagcgTCCCAGGGTTGCTTTGAGCTTGAGGTGGGGCATGCCCCACTGTCAGGCTGCTGTGTGTGAGCTCATGGGCTGCGGCTGCTTTCTAGAACTCCTGGCTGCTGGAAActtgtcctctctcctcctcgGAGCTTTCCAGACGTAAGAATGCTTGATGTGAACTCTGAGGTAGGAGTCTGGGGTGGCAGGGACAGCTAGACTCTCTGGGCATGACAGCTGTGACCTTGCAAATGCCCCCTCTTCACTGTGCCTTCTCTAGCCGGAGAGCTTTTCGTcctcgtgtgtgtctgtgtctgtgtttgcctgtgtgcgtgtgtctgtctgtctctgtatgtgtatctgtgtgtgtgtgtgtgtctctctctctgtgtgtgtatgtgtgtgtgtgtgtctgtctgtctctctctgtgtgtgtgtgtgtgtgtgtctctctgtgtgtctgtctgtctgtctctctgtgtgtgtctgtgtgtgtctctctctgtgtgtctgtctgtctgtttctctgtatgtgtgtgtgtgtgtgtctgtctgtctgtctctgtgtgtgtgtgtgtgtgtggtgctctGCTGGCTTTGCAGAGGACACTGGACTCTGGGGAAGAAGATGGCAGAGGCTTGGCTGGGAGCTGCGGGTGGGCAGCAGTAGGTAGGTTTGCCTCAGCACGCACGCACGACGTTCAGGTTCCGTTCTCAGCACTGCAAGCCAGTCCGCAGAGAAAATAACGTTTATCTGTCTCCAAAGTGGGCTGAGAGCTTTCCCAGCCATGGTGGTCTAAGACGGCCTGGGAGGCTTCTGTGAATCCGAGAGGACCAGGAAGCTGCTGCTAGTAACACCCGGAGGCAGGCGAAGGAGGCTCTGCCCACCATGGTGGGAGGCTAGAGGCCCATGGGTCTGCACAACAGCTCTCTCTGCCCGCCATCCAACCTGGTTTCAGTCTAAATAAGATGGAGTCTTCATTCCTTCCAAGCTGCCCTCTTGGGGTGCTGGCCCATGCCcactcttgtttctgttttccagcttctGTAACGTGTCCAGGCTAAGGGAAAAGCACTCCAAATTCTCTCGATTATGGGCCTGTGCCCTGAATTATTTACTGAGTGCTTGAGCTTACAGATCTTAAACTTGAGAAGAGGGTGGTGTTAAAGGGAGTGTTTACTCCAGAGGTTTTGGTGAATGGTGGTTAAGTCCCTAAGGTCACAGAGTCGTACAGGACAGAGCTTACGATAGGATCCCCCTCCTTTCactctctttaaaacattttattttttgagataattgTATAATTCCATCTGcccttttctgtcttccctcaAACCCTCCCACTGACCCCCACCCCTTGTTTTTTCAAACTCAGggtctctttttaattatttttgcacatgtgtgtgtgtgtgtgtatgtgtgtattcctaaatacataataCAGCCTACTCAGTATATaggctgtatttatgtatgtgttgtaaTGATACTTGCATGTTTGCATgttctcacacatacatgtatgtagtcGATTGGGCAATTAATTGGTGTGCTCTCCTTTGCGAGGGTTATGTCTCCTACACTCAGTAACCCATAGTTCCTGTAGTACTTTGTCTAGGGGTGAGGCCTCATGTGCTCCCCAACACACCTGCATCCACATCAGCATGTCTATCggtggagaccattacagaaaaccacatccAATCAAACTGCAGAGCCCAGGTCAACTGATGAATCCTGTACCCAAGGTAGGGAGGGGATCATGGGAAAGAGGGGTAGgttcagggagtttgctgtgagattgtgtcccCCAGAAACATCAGAAACTTGTACCCACgtagtctcaccaacatggctgcctaaacaggGACCACTTCCCCCACCTTTCATGGTAGAtaatgaggaagaagaaaccaaGTCTGTGATGTTAATCTCTGGAAGACCCTCTGGAGAGGGAGACAATAGGTTCCAATACACCTTTAGTCTGCAAATGGATGGTTGTCAGCAAACGCTCCCGTAGACTGGGTCTATCCACTGGGTTAGCTGACCCTCTGGCTTTAAGAAGGGAACAGTTGATAGTTTTCTGCACATGGGCTTCACATGGAGGATAAAGAAGTGCCCtttactgctgctgctggcccatgcctttaatcccagcactggtaggcagaggcagggggatctctgacccagcctaatctacagtgagttccagggcagccagcgctacacagagaaaccctgtttcagaaaaacaaaagtgggCTGTAATGGGAAATACAGTGTTTAAAGCCATCAGGGTAGACAATCCCACAGTCCCTGCTGCCACACCcctctgcagtccctcctcccgCCAACCCTCCCGCCCCACCCCTGACGCCTTCGCCCCTGCACCTCCCGCCCCACCCCTGACACCTTCTGCCCCGCCCCCGCCGTCCCTCCGCCCCACCCCCCCACCGCCGTCGCCCTGCCCCGCCGTCAATCCTCCCTTCCCCCGCCCCTCCAGCCACCGCCATCCCTGCCAAAGCCATGCATGCTGCCAACCCGGGGATGAGCACTCAATGAACAGGCTGTAGCCAGATGAAGCTTGAGAGGCTGTTGGCTGGCTCTTCCTGCCCTCCAGGACTTCTGCCCAGTGTCAACAAAGGAAGGACCTTCAGGAAAGTCCCCAGAGGCAGCAGTGGCTGCGGTTGTTGTAGCAGGGACCACTCACTGCTGCGGGGTGTTCTGAGCTCCTAGGTCCTGGCTCCCGAAGGTGAAGTGTGTGTGGCATGTTTCCCTACTGCTGGTGCtgctgtgcctgtgtgcctggctCACTGTGGCCAGGGGTCACTGAGGAAGAGACTGTTATCCTGATGTCCAGCATCCACCTCGCACGTGTGCCGGGACCTTCTACTCTGATGATCCTTGGCAGTATGTGGTTAcctttaaatctcttttttttttttttttttttttttttttttctcggagctagggaccgaacccagggccttgtgcttgcttaggcaagcgctctacccctgagctaaatccccaaccccacctttaAATCTCAGttagatccccctgcctctggggggggggtgtcacccTTTTTGACGACTTTGTGTTACAGGTGCTACTTGTTACAGCCTCGAGCTGTGGCTTCAAGGCTGTGTGGTAAGGTATAAAAGGAAGGTGGATATGAATAGCCAGTTCAGAGCAACACCCCAAATGCAGGTCTAAAGTAACCTGTGTTTGTTGGGTGACACTAGACTCGGGATCAAGCCACAGGAGTGTAGATTGCACAGTCCGGAGCCGTCTCCCCAAAGCCTCCACACGGCTAATTTAGGACCAGATAGGAACATGATGGGCACTGGAGGCAAAGCCGTGTGTGAAGCTAACTGTGCCTGGCAGAAATGGCTGACGATGGGCTGGTCCTCCAGTTCCTATGGGATTTCTGTAAATGATTAACATTTGAGCACTTACTTAAGTGGGTGGCTGGATCCCAGAATGAGGCAGATCCCAAATTCTGGATTCAGGACTTCGCTG
It contains:
- the Amn gene encoding protein amnionless isoform X2; this translates as MGALGRVLLWLQLCALTRAAYKLWVPNTSFNTASNWNQNRTPCAGDAVQFPADKMVSVLVRDSHAISDMLLPLNGEFVLASGAAFSSAGGDSDPACHPGARLLFRNPDRFSWLDPHLWSSGTQESGIFFVDAERVPCTYDDVLFPRDGSFRVALGPGPNPVHVRSVSAVGQTFTRDEDLAAFLASREGRLRFHGSGTLRVGSQACTDASGCVCGNAETLPWICASLLQPLGGRCPEATCQDPVRPQGQCCDLCGAIVSLTHDPTFDLERYRARLLDLFLKQPQYQGLQVAVSKVLRDAHTEIQVVLLETGPATGAAGQLGHALLQDAVAQGSVLGIVSATLRQSGKPTAANSALDQNRSGAGLAAGVAAVVLLALVGTVLLLLYRSGRLRWRRHGDAEPASAGLPLGFRNPIFDVMVFKQQASVEFPDSTQKVDILDIDTNFGCFVNPLFAGEAEAEA
- the Amn gene encoding protein amnionless isoform X1 produces the protein MGALGRVLLWLQLCALTRAAYKLWVPNTSFNTASNWNQNRTPCAGDAVQFPADKMVSVLVRDSHAISDMLLPLNGEFVLASGAAFSSAGGDSDPACHPGARLLFRNPDRFSWLDPHLWSSGTQESGIFFVDAERVPCTYDDVLFPRDGSFRVALGPGPNPVHVRSVSAVGQTFTRDEDLAAFLASREGRLRFHGSGTLRVGSQACTDASGCVCGNAETLPWICASLLQPLGGRCPEATCQDPVRPQGQCCDLCGAIVSLTHDPTFDLERYRARLLDLFLKQPQYQGLQVAVSKVLRDAHTEIQVVLLETGPATGAAGQLGHALLQDAVAQGSVLGIVSATLRQSGKPTAANSALDQNRSGAGLAAGVAAVVLLALVGTVLLLLYRSGRLRWRRHGDAEPASAGLPLGFRNPIFDVMVFKQQQASVEFPDSTQKVDILDIDTNFGCFVNPLFAGEAEAEA